The proteins below are encoded in one region of Equus przewalskii isolate Varuska chromosome 1, EquPr2, whole genome shotgun sequence:
- the IPO4 gene encoding importin-4 isoform X4, producing MQLLQHSTHSPHIPEREMGLLLLSVVVTSRPEAFRRHHRELLRLLNETLGEVGSPGLLFYSLRTLTTMAPYLGTDDVPLARMLVPKLIVAVQALIPVDEAKTCEALEALDELLESEMPIVTSHLSEVLTFCLEVARNVALGDAIRVRILCCLTFLVKVRSKALLKNRLLPSLLHTLFPIMAAEPPLGQLDPEDQDSDEEELEIGLVGETPKHFAVQVVDMLALHLPPEKLCPLLMPMLEEALQNENPYQRKAGLLVLAVLSDGAGDHIRQRLLPPLLQIVCKGLEDPSQVVRNAALFALGQFSENLQPHISSYSGEVMPLLLAYLKSVPPRQTQHLAKACYALENFVENLGPKVHPYLPELMECMLQPLRNPSSPRAKELAVSALGAIATAAQASLLPYFPTIMEHLREFLLTSHEDLQPVRIQSLETLGVLARAVGEPMRPLAEECCLLGLSLCDQVDDPDLRRCTYSLFAALSGLMGEGLAPHLPQITTLMLLSLRSTEGIVPQYDGSSSFLLFDDESDGEEEEELMDEDEEEEENSEISGYSVENAFFDEKEDTCAALGEISVNTSVAFLPYMESVFEEVFKLLECPHLNVRKAAHEALGQFCCALHKACQSCPSEPNTAALQAALARVVPCYVQAVNKDRERQVVMAVLEALTGVLRSCGPLTLQPPGRLAELCSVLKAVLQRKTACQDTDEEEEEEDQAEYDAMLLEHAGEAIPALAAAAGGDTFAPFFAGFLPLLLCKTKQGCTVAEKSFAVGTLAESIQGLGTASAQFVSRLLPVLLSTAREADPEVRSNAIFGLGVLAEHGGRPAQEHFPKLLGLLLPLLARERHDRVHDNICGALARLLMASPTRKPEPQVLAALLHALPLKEDLEEWVTIGHLFSFLYQSSPDQVVDVAPELLRICSLNLADNKIPPDTKAALLLLLTFLAKQHADSFHSALGSLPGDKAQELQAVLGLT from the exons ATGCAGCTTCTTCAGCACAGTACCCACAGCCCCCACATCCCGGAGAGAGAG ATGGGGCTTTTGCTGCTAAGTGTGGTAGTGACCTCCCGGCCTGAAGCCTTCCGACGCCACCACCGGGAGCTTCTTCGGCTTCTGAATGAGACCCTGGGTGAGGTGGGCTCTCCCGGGCTCCTCTTCTACTCCCTGCGCACTCTGACCACCATGGCCCCTTACCTCGGCACTGATGATGTG CCTCTTGCACGGATGTTGGTGCCCAAGCTCATCGTCGCTGTGCAGGCTCTGATCCCTGTAGATGAG GCAAAGACCTGTGAGGCCCTGGAGGCCCTGGATGAATTGCTGGAGTCAGAGATGCCCATCGTCAcctcccacctctcagaggtcctcACCTTCTGCCTGGAG GTGGCTAGAAATGTGGCCCTGGGCGATGCAATACGTGTGCGAATTCTCTGCTGCCTCACTTTCTTGGTCAAAGTCAGGAGCAAG GCCTTACTGAAGAATCGTCTTCTGCCATCCTTGCTGCACACCCTTTTCCCCATCATGGCTGCCGAGCCCCCGCTAGGCCAGCTGGATCCTGAGGACCAGGATTCGGATGAGGAAGAGCTGGAGATTGGCCTGGTTGGGGAGACTCCCAAGCACTTTGCTGTACAG GTTGTGGACATGTTGGCGCTACATTTGCCCCCCGAGAAGCTCTGTCCCCTGCTG ATGCCCATGCTGGAAGAGGCCTTGCAGAACGAGAACCCCTACCAGCGCAAGGCTGGGCTCCTGGTGCTGGCTGTGCTGTCTGACGGAGCTGGCGACCACATCAGGCAAAG ACTGCTGCCCCCACTGCTGCAGATCGTGTGCAAGGGCCTGGAGGACCCATCACAAGTTGTACGCAATGCTGCGCTGTTTGCCCTGGGCCAGTTCTCAGAGAACCTACAG CCCCACATCAGCAGCTATTCAGGGGAGGTGATGCCACTGCTCCTCGCCTACCTGAAGTCAGTGCCTCCCAGGCAAACACAGCACCTAGCCAAGGCCTGCTATGCCCTGGAGAATTTCGTGGAGAACCTAG GGCCTAAAGTGCACCCCTACCTTCCGGAGCTTATGGAGTGCATGCTGCAGCCTCTGAGGAACCCCAGCAGCCCCCGGGCCAAGGAGCTGGCTGTGAGCGCCTTGGGGGCCATtg CCACGGCTGCCCAGGCCTCCCTGCTGCCCTACTTCCCCACCATCATGGAGCACCTGCGGGAATTCCTGCTGACAAGCCATGAGGACCTCCAGCCTGTGCGGATCCAGAGCCTGG AGACACTGGGGGTGCTGGCACGAGCAGTGGGGGAGCCCATGAGGCCCCTGGCTGAGGAGTGCTGCCTGCTGGGGCTGAGCCTGTGCGACCAGGTAGACGACCCTGACTTGCGGCGCTGCAC GTACAGCCTGTTTGCAGCCTTGTCAGGGCTGATGGGTGAGGGCCTGGCACCCCACCTGCCACAGATCACCACGCTCATGCTGTTGTCGCTGCGTTCCACCGAGGGCATTGTG CCTCAGTATGACGGAAGCAGCTCCTTCCTTCTGTTTGATGACGAGAGtgatggggaggaagaggaggagctcatggatgaggatgaggaagaggaggaaaactcAGAGATCTCAGG GTACAGTGTGGAGAACGCCTTCTTCGATGAGAAGGAAGACACCTGTGCTGCCCTGGGGGAGATCTCTGTGAACACCAG TGTggccttcctcccctacatggAGAGCGTCTTTGAAGAAGTATTCAAACTGCTGGAG TGCCCTCACCTGAATGTGCGGAAGGCAGCCCATGAGGCCCTGGGTCAGTTCTGCTGTGCGCTGCACAAGGCCTGTCAAAGCTGCCCCTCAGAACCCAACACTGCTG CTCTGCAGGCTGCCTTGGCCCGGGTGGTACCGTGCTATGTGCAGGCAGTGAACAAGGACCGGGAGCGCCAGGTGGTGATGGCTGTGCTGGAGGCCCTGACGGGGGTGCTGCGCAGCTGTGGGCCCCTCACACTACAGCCCCCTGGGCGCCTTGCTGAGCTCTGCAGCGTGCTCAAGGCTGTGCTGCAGAGGAAG ACAGCCTGTCAGGACActgacgaggaggaggaggaggaggaccag GCTGAATACGACGCCATGTTGCTTGAGCATGCTGGCGAGGCCATCCCTGCCCTGGCAGCCGCGGCTGGGGGAGACACCTTCGCCCCCTTCTTTGCTGGCTTCTTGCCGTTATTGCTATGTAAGACG AAACAAGGCTGCACAGTGGCAGAGAAGTCCTTTGCAGTGGGGACGCTGGCAGAGTCCATTCAGGGCCTAGGCACTGCCTCAGCCCAGTTTGTGTCCCGGCTACTCCCCGTGCTGTTGAGCACCGCCCGGGAGGCAGACCCTGAGGTGCGGAGCAATGCCATCTTTGGGCTGGGTGTGTTGGCAGAGCATGGGGGCCGCCCTGCCCAGGA ACACTTCCCCAAGCTGCTGGGGCTCCTGTTGCCCCTCCTGGCCCGGGAGCGCCATGATCGTGTCCATGACAACATCTGTGGGGCACTTGCCCGCCTGCTCATGGCCAGTCCCACAAGGAAACCCGAGCCCCAG GTGCTGGCTGCACTTCTGCATGCCCTGCCACTGAAGGAGGACTTGGAGGAGTGGGTCACCATAGGGCACCTCTTCAGCTTCCTGTACCAGAGCAGCCCTGACCAG GTGGTAGATGTGGCTCCTGAACTTCTGCGCATCTGCAGCCTCAATCTGGCTGACAACAAGATCCCACCAG ACACCAAGGCTGCACTGCTGCTGCTCCTGACGTTTTTGGCCAAACAGCACGCTGACAGCTTCCATTCGGCACTGGGCTCACTGCCTGGTGACAAGGCTCAGGAGCTCCAGGCCGTCCTGGGCCTCACCTAG
- the IPO4 gene encoding importin-4 isoform X5, translating to MRPWPLARMLVPKLIVAVQALIPVDEAKTCEALEALDELLESEMPIVTSHLSEVLTFCLEVARNVALGDAIRVRILCCLTFLVKVRSKALLKNRLLPSLLHTLFPIMAAEPPLGQLDPEDQDSDEEELEIGLVGETPKHFAVQVVDMLALHLPPEKLCPLLMPMLEEALQNENPYQRKAGLLVLAVLSDGAGDHIRQRLLPPLLQIVCKGLEDPSQVVRNAALFALGQFSENLQPHISSYSGEVMPLLLAYLKSVPPRQTQHLAKACYALENFVENLGPKVHPYLPELMECMLQPLRNPSSPRAKELAVSALGAIATAAQASLLPYFPTIMEHLREFLLTSHEDLQPVRIQSLETLGVLARAVGEPMRPLAEECCLLGLSLCDQVDDPDLRRCTYSLFAALSGLMGEGLAPHLPQITTLMLLSLRSTEGIVPQYDGSSSFLLFDDESDGEEEEELMDEDEEEEENSEISGYSVENAFFDEKEDTCAALGEISVNTSVAFLPYMESVFEEVFKLLECPHLNVRKAAHEALGQFCCALHKACQSCPSEPNTAALQAALARVVPCYVQAVNKDRERQVVMAVLEALTGVLRSCGPLTLQPPGRLAELCSVLKAVLQRKTACQDTDEEEEEEDQPVLAPQAEYDAMLLEHAGEAIPALAAAAGGDTFAPFFAGFLPLLLCKTKQGCTVAEKSFAVGTLAESIQGLGTASAQFVSRLLPVLLSTAREADPEVRSNAIFGLGVLAEHGGRPAQEHFPKLLGLLLPLLARERHDRVHDNICGALARLLMASPTRKPEPQVLAALLHALPLKEDLEEWVTIGHLFSFLYQSSPDQVVDVAPELLRICSLNLADNKIPPDTKAALLLLLTFLAKQHADSFHSALGSLPGDKAQELQAVLGLT from the exons ATGAGACCCTGG CCTCTTGCACGGATGTTGGTGCCCAAGCTCATCGTCGCTGTGCAGGCTCTGATCCCTGTAGATGAG GCAAAGACCTGTGAGGCCCTGGAGGCCCTGGATGAATTGCTGGAGTCAGAGATGCCCATCGTCAcctcccacctctcagaggtcctcACCTTCTGCCTGGAG GTGGCTAGAAATGTGGCCCTGGGCGATGCAATACGTGTGCGAATTCTCTGCTGCCTCACTTTCTTGGTCAAAGTCAGGAGCAAG GCCTTACTGAAGAATCGTCTTCTGCCATCCTTGCTGCACACCCTTTTCCCCATCATGGCTGCCGAGCCCCCGCTAGGCCAGCTGGATCCTGAGGACCAGGATTCGGATGAGGAAGAGCTGGAGATTGGCCTGGTTGGGGAGACTCCCAAGCACTTTGCTGTACAG GTTGTGGACATGTTGGCGCTACATTTGCCCCCCGAGAAGCTCTGTCCCCTGCTG ATGCCCATGCTGGAAGAGGCCTTGCAGAACGAGAACCCCTACCAGCGCAAGGCTGGGCTCCTGGTGCTGGCTGTGCTGTCTGACGGAGCTGGCGACCACATCAGGCAAAG ACTGCTGCCCCCACTGCTGCAGATCGTGTGCAAGGGCCTGGAGGACCCATCACAAGTTGTACGCAATGCTGCGCTGTTTGCCCTGGGCCAGTTCTCAGAGAACCTACAG CCCCACATCAGCAGCTATTCAGGGGAGGTGATGCCACTGCTCCTCGCCTACCTGAAGTCAGTGCCTCCCAGGCAAACACAGCACCTAGCCAAGGCCTGCTATGCCCTGGAGAATTTCGTGGAGAACCTAG GGCCTAAAGTGCACCCCTACCTTCCGGAGCTTATGGAGTGCATGCTGCAGCCTCTGAGGAACCCCAGCAGCCCCCGGGCCAAGGAGCTGGCTGTGAGCGCCTTGGGGGCCATtg CCACGGCTGCCCAGGCCTCCCTGCTGCCCTACTTCCCCACCATCATGGAGCACCTGCGGGAATTCCTGCTGACAAGCCATGAGGACCTCCAGCCTGTGCGGATCCAGAGCCTGG AGACACTGGGGGTGCTGGCACGAGCAGTGGGGGAGCCCATGAGGCCCCTGGCTGAGGAGTGCTGCCTGCTGGGGCTGAGCCTGTGCGACCAGGTAGACGACCCTGACTTGCGGCGCTGCAC GTACAGCCTGTTTGCAGCCTTGTCAGGGCTGATGGGTGAGGGCCTGGCACCCCACCTGCCACAGATCACCACGCTCATGCTGTTGTCGCTGCGTTCCACCGAGGGCATTGTG CCTCAGTATGACGGAAGCAGCTCCTTCCTTCTGTTTGATGACGAGAGtgatggggaggaagaggaggagctcatggatgaggatgaggaagaggaggaaaactcAGAGATCTCAGG GTACAGTGTGGAGAACGCCTTCTTCGATGAGAAGGAAGACACCTGTGCTGCCCTGGGGGAGATCTCTGTGAACACCAG TGTggccttcctcccctacatggAGAGCGTCTTTGAAGAAGTATTCAAACTGCTGGAG TGCCCTCACCTGAATGTGCGGAAGGCAGCCCATGAGGCCCTGGGTCAGTTCTGCTGTGCGCTGCACAAGGCCTGTCAAAGCTGCCCCTCAGAACCCAACACTGCTG CTCTGCAGGCTGCCTTGGCCCGGGTGGTACCGTGCTATGTGCAGGCAGTGAACAAGGACCGGGAGCGCCAGGTGGTGATGGCTGTGCTGGAGGCCCTGACGGGGGTGCTGCGCAGCTGTGGGCCCCTCACACTACAGCCCCCTGGGCGCCTTGCTGAGCTCTGCAGCGTGCTCAAGGCTGTGCTGCAGAGGAAG ACAGCCTGTCAGGACActgacgaggaggaggaggaggaggaccag CCCGTTCTGGCCCCACAGGCTGAATACGACGCCATGTTGCTTGAGCATGCTGGCGAGGCCATCCCTGCCCTGGCAGCCGCGGCTGGGGGAGACACCTTCGCCCCCTTCTTTGCTGGCTTCTTGCCGTTATTGCTATGTAAGACG AAACAAGGCTGCACAGTGGCAGAGAAGTCCTTTGCAGTGGGGACGCTGGCAGAGTCCATTCAGGGCCTAGGCACTGCCTCAGCCCAGTTTGTGTCCCGGCTACTCCCCGTGCTGTTGAGCACCGCCCGGGAGGCAGACCCTGAGGTGCGGAGCAATGCCATCTTTGGGCTGGGTGTGTTGGCAGAGCATGGGGGCCGCCCTGCCCAGGA ACACTTCCCCAAGCTGCTGGGGCTCCTGTTGCCCCTCCTGGCCCGGGAGCGCCATGATCGTGTCCATGACAACATCTGTGGGGCACTTGCCCGCCTGCTCATGGCCAGTCCCACAAGGAAACCCGAGCCCCAG GTGCTGGCTGCACTTCTGCATGCCCTGCCACTGAAGGAGGACTTGGAGGAGTGGGTCACCATAGGGCACCTCTTCAGCTTCCTGTACCAGAGCAGCCCTGACCAG GTGGTAGATGTGGCTCCTGAACTTCTGCGCATCTGCAGCCTCAATCTGGCTGACAACAAGATCCCACCAG ACACCAAGGCTGCACTGCTGCTGCTCCTGACGTTTTTGGCCAAACAGCACGCTGACAGCTTCCATTCGGCACTGGGCTCACTGCCTGGTGACAAGGCTCAGGAGCTCCAGGCCGTCCTGGGCCTCACCTAG
- the IPO4 gene encoding importin-4 isoform X2, with protein sequence MEPAGLEQILRELLLPDTERIRQATEQLQTALRDPAALPALCDLLASAPDPQIRQFAAVLTRRRLNTRWRRLAAEHRESLKSLVLVALQRETEHSVCLSLAQLSATIFRKEGLEGWPQLMQLLQHSTHSPHIPEREMGLLLLSVVVTSRPEAFRRHHRELLRLLNETLGEVGSPGLLFYSLRTLTTMAPYLGTDDVPLARMLVPKLIVAVQALIPVDEAKTCEALEALDELLESEMPIVTSHLSEVLTFCLEVARNVALGDAIRVRILCCLTFLVKVRSKALLKNRLLPSLLHTLFPIMAAEPPLGQLDPEDQDSDEEELEIGLVGETPKHFAVQVVDMLALHLPPEKLCPLLMPMLEEALQNENPYQRKAGLLVLAVLSDGAGDHIRQRLLPPLLQIVCKGLEDPSQVVRNAALFALGQFSENLQPHISSYSGEVMPLLLAYLKSVPPRQTQHLAKACYALENFVENLGPKVHPYLPELMECMLQPLRNPSSPRAKELAVSALGAIATAAQASLLPYFPTIMEHLREFLLTSHEDLQPVRIQSLETLGVLARAVGEPMRPLAEECCLLGLSLCDQVDDPDLRRCTYSLFAALSGLMGEGLAPHLPQITTLMLLSLRSTEGIVPQYDGSSSFLLFDDESDGEEEEELMDEDEEEEENSEISGYSVENAFFDEKEDTCAALGEISVNTSVAFLPYMESVFEEVFKLLECPHLNVRKAAHEALGQFCCALHKACQSCPSEPNTAALQAALARVVPCYVQAVNKDRERQVVMAVLEALTGVLRSCGPLTLQPPGRLAELCSVLKAVLQRKTACQDTDEEEEEEDQPVLAPQAEYDAMLLEHAGEAIPALAAAAGGDTFAPFFAGFLPLLLCKTKQGCTVAEKSFAVGTLAESIQGLGTASAQFVSRLLPVLLSTAREADPEVRSNAIFGLGVLAEHGGRPAQEHFPKLLGLLLPLLARERHDRVHDNICGALARLLMASPTRKPEPQVLAALLHALPLKEDLEEWVTIGHLFSFLYQSSPDQVVDVAPELLRICSLNLADNKIPPDTKAALLLLLTFLAKQHADSFHSALGSLPGDKAQELQAVLGLT encoded by the exons ATGGAGCCGGCCGGCCTGGAGCAGATCCTgcgggagctgctgctgccagacACCGAGCGCATCCGCCAG gCCACCGAGCAGCTCCAGACCGCTCTTCGGGACCCCGCCGCCCTGCCCGCGCTCTGCGATCTGCTGGCTTCGGCGCCCGACCCTCAG atCCGCCAGTTCGCGGCCGTTCTGACCCGCAGACGACTGAACACCCGCTGGCGACGGCTGGCGGCGGAGCATCGGGAGAG CCTCAAGTCCCTGGTCCTGGTGGCcctccagagagagacaga GCATTCTGTGTGCCTTAGCCTGGCCCAGCTCTCAGCCACCATTTTTCGAAAGGAAGGCCTGGAAGGCTGGCCTCAGCTCATGCAGCTTCTTCAGCACAGTACCCACAGCCCCCACATCCCGGAGAGAGAG ATGGGGCTTTTGCTGCTAAGTGTGGTAGTGACCTCCCGGCCTGAAGCCTTCCGACGCCACCACCGGGAGCTTCTTCGGCTTCTGAATGAGACCCTGGGTGAGGTGGGCTCTCCCGGGCTCCTCTTCTACTCCCTGCGCACTCTGACCACCATGGCCCCTTACCTCGGCACTGATGATGTG CCTCTTGCACGGATGTTGGTGCCCAAGCTCATCGTCGCTGTGCAGGCTCTGATCCCTGTAGATGAG GCAAAGACCTGTGAGGCCCTGGAGGCCCTGGATGAATTGCTGGAGTCAGAGATGCCCATCGTCAcctcccacctctcagaggtcctcACCTTCTGCCTGGAG GTGGCTAGAAATGTGGCCCTGGGCGATGCAATACGTGTGCGAATTCTCTGCTGCCTCACTTTCTTGGTCAAAGTCAGGAGCAAG GCCTTACTGAAGAATCGTCTTCTGCCATCCTTGCTGCACACCCTTTTCCCCATCATGGCTGCCGAGCCCCCGCTAGGCCAGCTGGATCCTGAGGACCAGGATTCGGATGAGGAAGAGCTGGAGATTGGCCTGGTTGGGGAGACTCCCAAGCACTTTGCTGTACAG GTTGTGGACATGTTGGCGCTACATTTGCCCCCCGAGAAGCTCTGTCCCCTGCTG ATGCCCATGCTGGAAGAGGCCTTGCAGAACGAGAACCCCTACCAGCGCAAGGCTGGGCTCCTGGTGCTGGCTGTGCTGTCTGACGGAGCTGGCGACCACATCAGGCAAAG ACTGCTGCCCCCACTGCTGCAGATCGTGTGCAAGGGCCTGGAGGACCCATCACAAGTTGTACGCAATGCTGCGCTGTTTGCCCTGGGCCAGTTCTCAGAGAACCTACAG CCCCACATCAGCAGCTATTCAGGGGAGGTGATGCCACTGCTCCTCGCCTACCTGAAGTCAGTGCCTCCCAGGCAAACACAGCACCTAGCCAAGGCCTGCTATGCCCTGGAGAATTTCGTGGAGAACCTAG GGCCTAAAGTGCACCCCTACCTTCCGGAGCTTATGGAGTGCATGCTGCAGCCTCTGAGGAACCCCAGCAGCCCCCGGGCCAAGGAGCTGGCTGTGAGCGCCTTGGGGGCCATtg CCACGGCTGCCCAGGCCTCCCTGCTGCCCTACTTCCCCACCATCATGGAGCACCTGCGGGAATTCCTGCTGACAAGCCATGAGGACCTCCAGCCTGTGCGGATCCAGAGCCTGG AGACACTGGGGGTGCTGGCACGAGCAGTGGGGGAGCCCATGAGGCCCCTGGCTGAGGAGTGCTGCCTGCTGGGGCTGAGCCTGTGCGACCAGGTAGACGACCCTGACTTGCGGCGCTGCAC GTACAGCCTGTTTGCAGCCTTGTCAGGGCTGATGGGTGAGGGCCTGGCACCCCACCTGCCACAGATCACCACGCTCATGCTGTTGTCGCTGCGTTCCACCGAGGGCATTGTG CCTCAGTATGACGGAAGCAGCTCCTTCCTTCTGTTTGATGACGAGAGtgatggggaggaagaggaggagctcatggatgaggatgaggaagaggaggaaaactcAGAGATCTCAGG GTACAGTGTGGAGAACGCCTTCTTCGATGAGAAGGAAGACACCTGTGCTGCCCTGGGGGAGATCTCTGTGAACACCAG TGTggccttcctcccctacatggAGAGCGTCTTTGAAGAAGTATTCAAACTGCTGGAG TGCCCTCACCTGAATGTGCGGAAGGCAGCCCATGAGGCCCTGGGTCAGTTCTGCTGTGCGCTGCACAAGGCCTGTCAAAGCTGCCCCTCAGAACCCAACACTGCTG CTCTGCAGGCTGCCTTGGCCCGGGTGGTACCGTGCTATGTGCAGGCAGTGAACAAGGACCGGGAGCGCCAGGTGGTGATGGCTGTGCTGGAGGCCCTGACGGGGGTGCTGCGCAGCTGTGGGCCCCTCACACTACAGCCCCCTGGGCGCCTTGCTGAGCTCTGCAGCGTGCTCAAGGCTGTGCTGCAGAGGAAG ACAGCCTGTCAGGACActgacgaggaggaggaggaggaggaccag CCCGTTCTGGCCCCACAGGCTGAATACGACGCCATGTTGCTTGAGCATGCTGGCGAGGCCATCCCTGCCCTGGCAGCCGCGGCTGGGGGAGACACCTTCGCCCCCTTCTTTGCTGGCTTCTTGCCGTTATTGCTATGTAAGACG AAACAAGGCTGCACAGTGGCAGAGAAGTCCTTTGCAGTGGGGACGCTGGCAGAGTCCATTCAGGGCCTAGGCACTGCCTCAGCCCAGTTTGTGTCCCGGCTACTCCCCGTGCTGTTGAGCACCGCCCGGGAGGCAGACCCTGAGGTGCGGAGCAATGCCATCTTTGGGCTGGGTGTGTTGGCAGAGCATGGGGGCCGCCCTGCCCAGGA ACACTTCCCCAAGCTGCTGGGGCTCCTGTTGCCCCTCCTGGCCCGGGAGCGCCATGATCGTGTCCATGACAACATCTGTGGGGCACTTGCCCGCCTGCTCATGGCCAGTCCCACAAGGAAACCCGAGCCCCAG GTGCTGGCTGCACTTCTGCATGCCCTGCCACTGAAGGAGGACTTGGAGGAGTGGGTCACCATAGGGCACCTCTTCAGCTTCCTGTACCAGAGCAGCCCTGACCAG GTGGTAGATGTGGCTCCTGAACTTCTGCGCATCTGCAGCCTCAATCTGGCTGACAACAAGATCCCACCAG ACACCAAGGCTGCACTGCTGCTGCTCCTGACGTTTTTGGCCAAACAGCACGCTGACAGCTTCCATTCGGCACTGGGCTCACTGCCTGGTGACAAGGCTCAGGAGCTCCAGGCCGTCCTGGGCCTCACCTAG